The following nucleotide sequence is from Myxococcaceae bacterium JPH2.
GGCGGCGGTGGCGGCGCGGCGGGCGCGGCGGGCGGCGCGGGCGGCTACAGCGGCGGCGGCGCCGGTGGCGCGTCCAGCAACTGCGGCGGCGGCGGTGGCGGAGGCTCGTACAACGCGGGCAGCAGCCAGAGCAACCAGGCCGACCAGGGTACGGGCAACGGCGTGGTGACGATCTCCTATCTCCAGCCCGTCTGATTCATCAGGCACGGCCTGGGCAGGCGCCGCGTGTCACCGCGCGGCGTCTGTCCAGGAGGCATCCGCCCCGAATCGTGTCGCTTACTCCGCGGTGAGTTCGAAGCGATAGGGGCCAAACTGTTCTGCCCCCGTGGTGATGCGCACCCGCCAGAGGCCCGTTTCGTTCGCGGTGAAGCGTCCCGCGGAGTCCTTGCCTAGGGGCTTTCCACTGGGGGATTCGGGCGTCGCCATCGCGATGGAGGTCGAGACTGGCGCAAGTCGATACCTCCTCGATGCCTCAAGCTGAACGGAGAAGACGTCCGTGTCCTGCCAGACCTCAATCACTCCTTCTAGGATGGCAGGAAGAGACGTCACTGGCGTGGCGGTCGTGGCGTCGTTGCCGTGGTCATCGCGCCCTTCCTCTGTCACCTCGAAGGAGTAGTGGGCATTCTGGGCATCCCTGATGCTGAAGAACAGCGGGCCCGTGGCGGTGGCTTCGATGACCAGCTGGTTCTGCAGCACTCGCTGCCACCAGGAGGTCTGCCCTGCCGGCGAGAGTCCTTGGAGGTAGCAGTCATTGCGGCACTTGACGCGATACAGGGTTCCCGCTGTCGCTGGGAACGTGAAGACATCCAGGTCGCGGCCATACAGCCCTTGCGAGTGAAGCCAGCCGGTCACGGTCGCTCCCAGCCGTACCTCCGTCGCCGTCGCGATGTCGTCGCCCGCGTCATCCAAGCCCATGTCTTCAACGATGAGGCTCCACAGGGTGTCTCCCACGGCCGCGTTGCTTGGCGTGACGCGGATGTGGTGGGTGCCGGAGCTGGCGACCTCGTAGGTCAAGCCCGCCTCGGCGGTCGCTCCCATTTCTCCATATGTCAGCAGCGCACCTTCGGGACTCAGAAGGCTTCCCGTGACGATGCCTGTGCCGCCGACGGCACGCATTGAATAGATGTGCCCTGCGAGTGCGCTGAACGCAAAGACATCTGTGTCGTCGTGCGTATCCATCCGGAATGCCATCGGGGTGCCCACGGTGAGAGGCGTCGCGCCCTCGGCGGAGTTGGCATGATCGTCCGTGGTCTCCAGGAGTCGGCAAGAGAGCGCGTGGCCGGGCGCCAAACCGCTGATGGACACCAGGAAGACAGCGTTGCTCTTGGCGAGGACGGAAACCTGGGCGGGCCTGCCGATGGAGAGTCCCGTCGAGTCGAACGCGGACTCCGAGGTCCCGCGCAGGTTGATTGCGCCGTTGGGGTGGTCATTCGTCGTGTCACAGCGAAAGATGTACCCATGTCCCGCGAGCGCGTGAATGGCCAGGACATCCACATCGCCCCTTTCGAGAGCGCTCACGGAGATGTTGGTTGAGGCCGGTTGGACCTCCGTGGCGGTGTCGTCCGTGTCTCCGTGGTCGTCGACCCCCAGGTCCTCCAAACGATAGACATACGCGCCCGTGGGCTGAAGCGTGAATGGCGCCTTGGCTTCCACGAACCAACGGCCTGGGGCGACCTTGAACGTCAATCCGGGCCCTGTGTACTGGTTGTCTGCCTTCACTGCGCCCGAGGCGTCCAGGAGGCGGAGCGCGCAGTCTCCCACCGCGGGGCCACCGCACGAGAATCGATAGACATGCCGGGCCTCGGTGACGACGGAATAGACATCCACGTCGGGACCCTGGCTGGAATCGAAGCCACCAGGATGCGGGCCGTCCGCGGCCAGGGGCGCCGCGGTATCGAGCGTTCCTCCGACGTCTCCTTTGGGCACGAGTTCGGCCTTCGTGCAGTCCAGCCCCGCGGCCTGTGCGTGCGCGTCGCATTCACACGTCGCCCGGCCTTCGTCGCTCACGCATTTGCCGACCGTGCATACCATTCCGGCGCAGGCGCCCTCGTCCACGCGACCACAGCCTCCGACCAGCAGGAGGGAGAACAGCGCGAGCCCCCAGGGCCAGCGGGTCGAGAGCAGAGTTGTCATGGAACGGGAACCTCGGGTTGACGGGACGGGAGGGCCCGTCATAGTCCAGCGCCGTGCGACGCAACACCTTCGTTCTCCGACTGCTCTGTCTGTGCTTGCTCCTCGTTTGCCGCGCCGCGACCGCCGAGGAAGCCGTGTCCCCCTCGGGCCTCAATGTGGGCATGCGTCTGTCCTACGCACTCCCGGTAGGGCTCACCGCGGGTGGCCCCGAGGATCCCTATCTGTATGACTTGTACAGCGGGTTGCTCTCGCTCGGGGTCGACAACTCCTGGCTGTTTGCCTCGGGGCTGGAGGTGGGGCTGACGGGGCACTACGCGTTTGCGCAAATCAAGGGCGTATGTCCTGACTCGCTCGACTGCGGAGGGCGCAACGTCCAGGTCGGAGCGCTGGCCGCTTGGCACTTCAATCCCACCGGGCGCACGGACCCGTGGGCCGGCGTCGGGCTTGGGTATGAGTGGACGAGCTATGTCATCGCCGAGGGGCGCCAGCTCGAGGAGAGCCGTCTGCGTGGGCCCAAGCTGGACTTGCAGGGTGGGTTCGATCGCCACCTCGTGGGCTCACTGTGGGGCGGCTTGTTCAGCACGCTCACCGTGGGGCGCTACGACACACTTCAGGTGCGGCTTGGCAACGGCTTGGGCACCGAGTCCATCCATGACCGCGCGCTCCACTTCTGGTTCTTCATGGGCGCGCGGTTCCGGCTTCGCTCCTGAGCAGACGCTTCAGTGCGAGGGCGTCGGGTCGCGCGGCGCGGCGGCCCGAGCGAGCCGGTCTCTCACCGCGAGCCCCAGTCCTTGCGCCTGAGGCAGACACGCGACCAAGACATCGTGGCCCTGCGCATCGGCTTCACGCAGGCGGGCATAGAGCACGCGCGCCGCATCGCCTGCCTGCTCGGGCACATCGAAGCGCGCGACCTCTGGGGGCAAGACGAGATGCGCGGGGCCCAGGACGCCTACGTTCAAGCCTCGCGCGCGCAGCTCGCGCACGCGCTCGGCGGCCTCGGACGGCTCCGCGAGCACCACGCCCGCGCGCGGCGCGTAGTGTGAGGCCAACGAGCCCGACACGCGCACCGTCGATGACGTTCGCACCGGGACTTCTCGGCCGAGCACCCGCTCCACGTCCTCCGTGGCCAGCCCTCCGGGCCGCAGGATGGCGGGGGCTCCCGTGCTCAGGTCGACGATGGTGGACTCCACGCCCACCGTGCTCGGGCCTCCATCCAGCACGAGGTCCACGTCGCTCCCCAGGTCCTGGCGAACGTGCTCGGCGGTGGTGGGGCTCACCTTGCCGAAGCGATTGGCGCTCGGTGCGGCCACTCCACCCCCGAGCCGGCGCAGCACCTCCAGCGCCACGGGATGTCCGGGCACGCGCAGCGCCACCGTGTCCTGCCCGCCCGTGACGGCATCCGTTGCGCGCGATGTGCGCCGCAGCACCAGCGTCAACGGTCCGGGCCAGAAGGCCTCGGCCAACCGTCGAGCCTCAGACGGAACCTCGCGAGCCCAGGCGTTGAGGTGCTCCACGCCCGCGAGGTGGACGATGAGGGGATGCGTGGCGGGGCGGCCCTTGATGGCGAAGACGCGGCGCACGGCCAGCTCGTCCTCGGCGTTGGCCGCCAGGCCGTACACGGTTTCTGTTGGCAGGGCGATGACGCCGCCGCCTCGCAGCAATTCCACTGCACGGTCGAGTTGATCCGGATTAAGCATTCGCGGTCGCAATCTCGCCTCGGGAGGGCACATGGGCAAGTCGCACGTCTTCAGAGCGCGCAGCCCCATGCCAGTTTCGGCGTCCGACCTGTTCCGCTGGCACGCTCGAGAGGGGGCCTTCGAGCGGCTGGTTCCTCCCTGGGACCCGGTCCAGGTCGTGGAGCGCTCCGGCGAGGGCATCCAGACTGGCGCCCGGCTCGCCATCGCGCTGCATGTGGGCCCTTTTCGCTCCCGCCTCGCCGCCGAGCACACCGCCTACGAAGAGGGCGTGCTGTTCCAGGACACGCAGCGGGCCGGGCCGTTTCGCCGCTGGGTCCACACGCATCACATGCGACCCGGTCCCTCCTCGGCGTCTTCGGTCCTGGAGGACGAGGTGGAGTACGAGCTGCCCCTCGGTGCCCTGGGCAGCACCGTGGCGGGCGCGTCCGTGCGGCATCGCCTGGAGCACACGTTCGCGTATCGCCACGCGGTCACCTTCGCGGACCTGAAGCGCCATGCCGCGTTCTCGTCGATGGGGCCGCTCACGGTGGCCATCACGGGCGCCTCGGGGCTGGTGGGCTCGGCGCTCGGGCCCTTCCTCACGACCGGAGGGCACCGGGTGAAGCGGTTGGTGCGCGGTCGGGCGGATGCCGCGCGCGGCGAGGTTGCCTGGGCACCCCAGCGCGGGGACATCGATGCTCGGGCCTTGGAGGGCGTGGACGCCGTGGTGCACCTGGCGGGCGCGAACGTCGCCGGGCACCGATGGACGCCTGAGTACCGGGACCTCATCCTCAAGAGCCGCACCGAGGGCACGCGCGTCTTGTGCGAGGCGTTGGCGAAGCTGGAGCGCAAGCCGCGCGTGGTGGTGAGCGCCTCGGCCATTGGCTACTTCGGCGACCGAGGCGACGAGGTGCTCACCGAAGCCTCCGCGCCGGGTGAGGGATTCCTCTCCCAGGTGTGTCGCGAGTGGGAGGCCGCCACCGCGCCCGCCGAGGCCGCGGGTATTCGCGTGGTGCACGCGCGCCTGGGCGTGGTGCTGGATGCGCGCGAGGGGGCGCTCGCGAAGATGCTCCCCGCCTTCCGCGCGGGCGGCGGAGGCCCCATGGGTTCGGGGCGCCAGTGGATGAGCTGGGTGTCCCTGGAGGACGTCCTCGGCCTGCTCCACTTCGCGATGATGACGCCGGCCGTGAGAGGGGCCCTCCACGTCGTGTCGCCGGGCGCGGTGCGGCAGGCGGAGCTGGCCCGGACGCTCGGGCGGGTGGTCCATCGCCCGGCCTTCCTGCCCATGCCCGCCGCGGTCATTCGGGGTCTCTTCGGGCAGATGGGCGAGGAGGCGCTCCTGGCGGGCGCCCACGCTGTCCCCGAGGCCGCGCTGCGCCACGGGTACGCCTTCACCTTCCCGGAGCTGGAGAGCGCCCTGCGCTTCACCCTCGGCCAGACGCGCGCGGGACCGGAATACCAGCACGCCTGAGGGGTTGGGCGGGCCGGCGCTCGGAAGGGGGGCGGTCCGTCGCTTGACAGTCTTCGCCCGGGGCGCCAGAAAAACGCCGCTTTCCCCATCAGTGCGAGGACTCCTGATGATCCAGGTCGAAGGGCTGACCAAGTACTACGGTGAGCACGCGGCCATCCGGGACCTGGCCTTCACCATCGGT
It contains:
- a CDS encoding TIGR01777 family oxidoreductase, with translation MGKSHVFRARSPMPVSASDLFRWHAREGAFERLVPPWDPVQVVERSGEGIQTGARLAIALHVGPFRSRLAAEHTAYEEGVLFQDTQRAGPFRRWVHTHHMRPGPSSASSVLEDEVEYELPLGALGSTVAGASVRHRLEHTFAYRHAVTFADLKRHAAFSSMGPLTVAITGASGLVGSALGPFLTTGGHRVKRLVRGRADAARGEVAWAPQRGDIDARALEGVDAVVHLAGANVAGHRWTPEYRDLILKSRTEGTRVLCEALAKLERKPRVVVSASAIGYFGDRGDEVLTEASAPGEGFLSQVCREWEAATAPAEAAGIRVVHARLGVVLDAREGALAKMLPAFRAGGGGPMGSGRQWMSWVSLEDVLGLLHFAMMTPAVRGALHVVSPGAVRQAELARTLGRVVHRPAFLPMPAAVIRGLFGQMGEEALLAGAHAVPEAALRHGYAFTFPELESALRFTLGQTRAGPEYQHA
- a CDS encoding threonylcarbamoyl-AMP synthase; its protein translation is MLNPDQLDRAVELLRGGGVIALPTETVYGLAANAEDELAVRRVFAIKGRPATHPLIVHLAGVEHLNAWAREVPSEARRLAEAFWPGPLTLVLRRTSRATDAVTGGQDTVALRVPGHPVALEVLRRLGGGVAAPSANRFGKVSPTTAEHVRQDLGSDVDLVLDGGPSTVGVESTIVDLSTGAPAILRPGGLATEDVERVLGREVPVRTSSTVRVSGSLASHYAPRAGVVLAEPSEAAERVRELRARGLNVGVLGPAHLVLPPEVARFDVPEQAGDAARVLYARLREADAQGHDVLVACLPQAQGLGLAVRDRLARAAAPRDPTPSH